Proteins from a single region of Deltaproteobacteria bacterium:
- a CDS encoding ABC transporter ATP-binding protein has translation MNENKPLLQVEDLCVDFATRKGALRVLDHVGLHVNQGESLGIVGESGCGKSMTALAIMRLVPAPSGQITKGRIRLRGLNLLELSEKRMQNVRGNDISMIFQEPMTSLNPVFTIGMQIAESIERHQNASRAEALDKAAEILAAVQIPEAAQRLRQYPHELSGGMRQRVMIAMALSCQPSVLIADEPTTALDVTVQAQIFDLLLDIQNRMGTAIILITHDMGVIAETTDQVVVMYAGRKVEEGPVREIITSPRHPYTQGLLKCIPDLKADPGPDREELTEIPGIVPDLSLLDAGCSFRPRCPYSATRCREKKPPDFEVGENHRAACWLVEAV, from the coding sequence ATGAACGAAAACAAGCCCTTATTACAGGTCGAGGATTTGTGCGTTGATTTCGCCACGCGTAAGGGCGCCCTCCGTGTGCTTGATCATGTCGGCCTGCATGTAAATCAAGGCGAATCGTTAGGGATCGTCGGCGAAAGCGGGTGCGGCAAGTCCATGACCGCACTGGCCATCATGCGCCTCGTGCCTGCCCCCTCGGGCCAGATCACAAAAGGCAGAATCCGGCTCCGAGGCCTTAACCTCCTCGAACTGAGCGAAAAACGTATGCAAAACGTGCGCGGTAACGATATTTCAATGATCTTCCAGGAGCCCATGACGTCGCTCAACCCCGTCTTTACCATCGGCATGCAAATCGCTGAAAGCATCGAGCGCCATCAGAACGCCTCCCGCGCCGAGGCCCTGGATAAGGCGGCTGAAATCTTAGCGGCTGTTCAGATCCCTGAAGCCGCGCAACGGCTCCGTCAGTATCCGCATGAGCTTTCAGGCGGCATGCGCCAGAGGGTCATGATCGCCATGGCCCTTTCCTGCCAGCCCAGCGTGCTCATCGCGGATGAGCCGACCACCGCTCTAGACGTCACCGTTCAGGCGCAGATATTTGATCTGCTGCTCGATATCCAGAACAGGATGGGCACGGCCATTATTTTAATAACCCATGACATGGGCGTCATTGCCGAAACCACGGATCAAGTTGTGGTCATGTACGCCGGGCGCAAGGTCGAGGAAGGCCCGGTGCGGGAGATCATCACCAGCCCTCGCCACCCTTATACTCAGGGCCTGCTTAAATGCATCCCGGATCTTAAAGCCGACCCCGGTCCGGACCGGGAGGAGCTGACGGAAATCCCGGGAATCGTTCCGGATTTGAGTCTGCTGGACGCCGGGTGTTCTTTCAGACCCCGCTGCCCATACAGCGCCACGCGCTGCAGAGAAAAAAAACCTCCTGACTTTGAGGTCGGAGAAAACCACCGGGCGGCCTGCTGGTTAGTGGAGGCAGTTTAA
- a CDS encoding ABC transporter permease, protein MRTLDSSADAAPPSRRFLEAWLMFAANKAALLGLALLVVAAFLTVFGPRVYPVNPFEIVSAPMTPPKQGLWLGSDYLGRDVLAGIVHGARVTLLIGFTATIVSASIGIIIGVLAGFYGGWIDTFLMRVTEFFQVLPALLLAMVLVALFSPSLLTVIFAIGVVSWPGVGRLTRAEFLKIKESEYVLAERAVGAHSRSIMWRVILPNSLPPLIVIMALGVGAAILFEAALSFLGLGDPNTFSWGYMIGASRDYIWDTWWAITFPGLAIFLTVLSISLVGDGLNDALNPKLRQL, encoded by the coding sequence ATGAGGACCCTGGATTCCTCTGCAGACGCCGCGCCGCCTTCAAGACGTTTTCTTGAGGCCTGGCTTATGTTCGCCGCCAACAAGGCCGCGCTCCTGGGCTTGGCGTTACTGGTCGTGGCCGCCTTCCTGACCGTCTTCGGTCCGCGCGTGTATCCTGTCAATCCCTTCGAGATAGTGTCAGCGCCCATGACGCCGCCGAAGCAAGGCCTGTGGCTGGGCAGCGACTATCTGGGGCGGGACGTGCTCGCCGGTATCGTGCACGGGGCCAGGGTCACTCTTTTGATCGGATTTACCGCTACCATAGTCTCAGCCAGCATTGGCATCATTATCGGGGTCCTGGCCGGTTTCTACGGCGGGTGGATTGACACCTTCTTGATGCGTGTCACGGAATTTTTCCAGGTTTTACCGGCCTTGCTCCTGGCCATGGTCCTGGTGGCCCTGTTTTCACCGAGCCTCTTGACTGTCATCTTCGCCATCGGTGTGGTCAGTTGGCCGGGGGTGGGGCGTTTGACCCGGGCCGAATTTTTAAAAATCAAGGAGAGTGAATACGTTTTAGCGGAACGGGCCGTGGGCGCGCACAGTCGGAGCATTATGTGGCGGGTCATTCTGCCCAACTCCCTTCCGCCATTGATCGTGATCATGGCCCTGGGTGTCGGCGCCGCTATCCTTTTCGAGGCTGCCTTGAGCTTCCTCGGGCTCGGAGACCCCAACACCTTCAGCTGGGGCTACATGATCGGCGCTTCGAGGGATTACATCTGGGACACATGGTGGGCCATCACATTTCCAGGCCTGGCCATCTTCTTGACCGTGTTGAGCATCAGTCTGGTCGGCGACGGATTGAATGACGCGCTGAATCCCAAGTTGCGGCAGCTATGA
- a CDS encoding ABC transporter permease, with protein MLAVIILNFFLIHLAPGDPVETLVGEMGGATPQIIAQIRADYGLDKSPPRQLLAYISKMVRFDLGMSFNYDRPVTAVILERLPATLLLVITSLLLAIFLGTMLGVIAAQRPRGYVSPLVTIVSLAGFSAPVFWTGMMLLVLFSYLIPVFPSFGMREVIFGGTILDQALDILHHLALPAITLSSIYFALYSRLTRASMLDVLGSDYIRTARSKGLNEKVVVYKHALKNALLPVVTMAGLQFSQLIAGAVVVETVFSWPGMGQLAFESILRRDHPLLMGILFFSTLIVVVANILTDLSYRLLDPRIK; from the coding sequence ATGCTCGCGGTGATCATCCTGAATTTTTTCCTGATCCACCTCGCTCCGGGCGATCCGGTCGAGACGCTCGTGGGCGAGATGGGCGGCGCCACCCCGCAAATCATCGCTCAGATCCGAGCTGACTACGGCCTCGATAAAAGTCCGCCCCGGCAGCTGTTAGCCTATATCTCTAAAATGGTAAGGTTTGACCTGGGCATGTCTTTTAATTATGACCGGCCGGTTACGGCCGTCATCCTAGAACGGCTTCCGGCAACGCTTCTGCTGGTCATAACCTCCCTCCTGCTCGCTATTTTTTTGGGCACCATGCTTGGCGTCATTGCGGCTCAAAGACCCCGGGGGTATGTCAGTCCTCTGGTGACCATCGTCTCGCTGGCCGGGTTTTCCGCTCCGGTCTTCTGGACGGGGATGATGCTCCTGGTCTTGTTCTCTTATCTCATCCCGGTTTTTCCGAGCTTTGGCATGAGGGAGGTAATTTTCGGGGGAACCATACTGGATCAAGCGCTTGACATCCTTCATCACCTGGCCCTGCCAGCCATAACTTTATCCAGTATCTACTTTGCGCTATACAGCCGACTGACGCGGGCGAGTATGCTCGATGTCCTCGGGTCCGACTACATCCGCACCGCACGCAGCAAAGGATTGAACGAAAAGGTCGTGGTTTACAAACACGCTTTGAAAAATGCCTTGCTGCCTGTGGTCACCATGGCTGGTCTTCAGTTCAGCCAGCTCATTGCCGGGGCGGTCGTTGTGGAAACCGTGTTCAGTTGGCCGGGCATGGGTCAGCTTGCTTTTGAATCAATCCTGAGACGTGATCATCCGCTGCTCATGGGGATTCTTTTTTTCTCAACCCTGATTGTGGTGGTGGCCAATATTCTTACAGACCTGTCATACCGGTTGCTCGATCCACGCATCAAATAG
- a CDS encoding ABC transporter substrate-binding protein, which produces FDNVKVRQAMAYAMDRDFIIQKLHHGLTRPCTGPLYHSSPFYTDDVNMYDVDLEKANKLLDEAGYPRQADGVRFSATLDWIPGTPDDQQIVAEYLKPQFQKVGIKIELRSPPDFGTWLKRISTWDYDLTMNLPFCYPDPIIGVHRLYLSSNIKHIPWSNTQGYRNSRVDEILDQAAVEMNFDKRKALYVEFQKIVTDELPLIFIHELASFTFLNKELMGWPTGIWGLMGPGDGLYWKQGRAPK; this is translated from the coding sequence TTTGATAATGTCAAGGTTCGCCAGGCCATGGCCTATGCCATGGACCGCGACTTCATTATTCAGAAGCTGCACCACGGCCTCACAAGACCCTGTACCGGCCCGCTGTATCATTCGAGTCCGTTTTACACGGATGACGTTAACATGTATGACGTTGATCTCGAAAAAGCCAACAAGCTGCTGGATGAAGCGGGTTACCCTCGCCAGGCTGACGGCGTCCGCTTTTCCGCCACCCTGGACTGGATTCCCGGTACTCCTGATGATCAGCAGATTGTGGCCGAATATCTGAAGCCGCAGTTTCAAAAGGTTGGTATCAAGATCGAGCTGCGCTCCCCGCCTGACTTCGGGACCTGGTTAAAGCGGATATCCACCTGGGATTACGATCTCACCATGAATCTTCCTTTTTGCTATCCTGACCCGATTATTGGCGTGCACCGTTTGTACCTTTCCAGCAATATCAAGCATATTCCCTGGAGCAACACGCAAGGATACCGCAACTCCAGAGTTGATGAAATCCTTGACCAAGCCGCGGTGGAGATGAATTTTGATAAGCGCAAAGCGCTCTATGTTGAATTCCAGAAGATTGTGACCGATGAACTGCCGCTGATCTTTATTCATGAATTGGCAAGTTTTACCTTCCTTAACAAGGAGCTTATGGGCTGGCCCACCGGTATCTGGGGCCTCATGGGTCCAGGCGACGGGTTGTACTGGAAGCAGGGACGCGCGCCCAAGTAG